The Desulfocurvus vexinensis DSM 17965 region GAGGAGCGCAGAAAAATCCACTTTTTTGTTGACGTTGATTTTCATTTTCAGTAGGCATGAGGTCCGGCCGGGGTGGCGAGGGGAAGGACGCCATTGCGGCAGGGGGGCTTCCCGGCCAGAAGCGCCCTGAGGTGCCACCCCTGCCGGACGCTTGACGCATCACAGCAAGGAGGATGACGCAGCAGACCTGTCGATTCGGATCGTGGAAGGGGCGTCCCCGGCATCTGGGCCGGAACTCGAGGGAAACACATCACGCAGGGGCGCCGCGGTGCGCCTGCGCAAGACGGGCAAGGGAATGACAAAGGAATTCGCCCCGGTTGCGACGCAGGAGGAGAACACCCCCTGCCCGCCGACCGCCCGGCAGGACCCCGTGGTCCTGGTGATCCGGGGACTGGCCCAGGAGCACGAAGAGGTGCTCGGGCAGATCGTCGGCAAGTACCAGGAGGTGTTCGAGCACGAAGGCTATGGCCGAGTGTGCATCGAAATGCGCTTTCTCAAGCGGCACCAGAAGGAGATCATCATCCATTGCGGCAAGGATTACCGCTATGTGGTGGACTTCGAGAAGGCGCAATCGACCACCTGACGGACGGTCCGTCAGCGTGGAATTTCCGGAGGCCGGGCGCGACCCGGGTCCGGAAGCCAAGTGAGTACCCTGTTCGGCGGGGGGCCGAAAGGGGCAGCAAGGAGGGTTTCATCGAGGTCTGCGTGGGGTCCTGAGGGTGGATACCGCTGGCCGTAGTTCTGCACATGCAAGGAGCAGAACATGTCCGACAAACTTCTTTCCCGCCGCGCCGGCCAGTCCGGCTTCACCCTGATGGAGCTCCTCGTGGTGCTCGTCATCATGGGCTTCCTCCTCGGCATGATCGTCCCGCGCCTGGGGAGCGTGGCCGATAGCGCCGTGGACACCGTGTGCGACTCCAACAACAAGGGAGTGCGCTACTTCACCAAGCTGTTCCTGGACGAGAACGGGCGCCTGCCCTCCAACCTCACCAGCCTCGTCGTCTACAACGCCAACGCCTCCTCCTGGGAGTCCGACTACACGGACGACCTGCTGATGAGCAACGGCGACCCGGATGACGGCGCCGAGTACTTCGCCGAGGACTTCGTCACCCGTTGCGGCGTCACCCTGCACCAGCTCTCCGAGGCCGAGGCCACCGAGCTGCGCAAGATGGGCATCGCCAGCGTGCTCTACCTCCAGGGCGAGAACCGCGGCATGGAGAAGGTCGCCGTGGCCGAGGACGTCTACGTGGCCATGGCTGGCGACGTGACCGCCGCCGCTTACGCCGACGCCACCGACGACATCTTCCCCGAAGGCAACCCCTTCTGGTTCGGCCGCATCCTCATGGGTGTGAGCGACCAATCCGAGCTGGTGACCAAGGGCTTCATCCAGGCCGCGGCCCTGTGCCCCGGCGGCATCCAGCAGCAGGACAACGTGACGTACAACAACTACGTCATCGTCCTGCCGCGCCTGGAGGCCACCGTGGCCGGCCTGAACTCGGTCTTCGCCGGCCAGACCTTCTACGCCCTGGCCAACGACGGCACCGGCGCCCCCGCCAGCGACGGCGAGATCCACGAGTTCTCCATCTCCTCCCAGGAGAAGTGGGAGTTCGACTTCTCGTGCCCCGAGGGCCACAAGTGGCCTGACAACGACAACGACACCTGGACCATCTACACCACGCAGGCTGCCGCCGAGGCCATCTAGCGGCAGGGCGTGATCCTTGGGGGGCAGCCCCCAGGGTGACATGACGGGGGCTGGCGGCCAGGCCGCCAGCCCCCCTTCCCCCAACTTTTCGCATCGCAAGGCACGCCATGATCGTTCCTTCTTCCGTGCGTGCGCTCCCGGCGCGGGCCGTGGCCGGGGTGTCGGCCCTGCTGCGGGCCGAGGGCAGGCTGCTGGTCCTGGTGCTCGGCGAGGACGCCTGCCAGGGCCTGCTGGTCCTCGGCGGTCGCTCGCGTCTGACCGTGGCGGGTTTCGCCGAGGTGCCTGTGGACCCCGCCGTGCGCGCTCTGCGTGCCCGGGTGGCGCGTATCCTGGACAAGCTGCCTGCCGAGGGCGTTTCGCGGGTGGTGGTGGTCAGCCCCGAGGTGCGCACCGTGCCCATGGAACTGCCCGCGCCCCGGCGCAGGCGCGGGGCCCTGGCCCAGCTCGTGGCCGCCGCCCGGCGCGAATTTCCGGATTACCTGGACCTGGACGGCGCCACCGCCCTGGTCAGCGTGCTGCCCCTGGTCCAGATGCCGGACCTCTCCGGTTTCGAGGATGACGAGGACCCCCTGGCCACGCGCGTGCCGGTGCTGACCTTCGCCGCGCCCCGGCGCCACGCCGCCGCCGTCGAGGCTGCGGTGAAGGCCTGCGGCAGGAAGCTGCTGGGCCTGCTGCCCGTGGAGGCCTTCGCCTTCGCCCTGGGCCAGGGGCCCGACGCCGCCCTGGCGGCCCAGGGCCCGGCCCGGCCCGTGGAAGAGCCGGACGAGGAGGCGGACCTGCGCGTGCTGGTCTGCGCCACGCCCTTCGAGTTGCACGGTGCGCGCCTGGGGGCCCGGGGGCTGGAGCGCTTCGCCGTGGAGGCCGTGGGCGAGGGGGTGGACCGCGCCGGAGCCGTGGACCGGCTCACGGCCCAGCTCGTGGAGCCCGGCGAGTCGGCCCGGCTGCTGCTCGGCGGCCAGGGCGGCGCCCCGGGCGGCGGCCAGGGCTGCGCCTGGGGCCGGGCCGATGACCTGGAAGGCGTGCACTGCCCGCCCGAGATGCCCCCGCAGCACATGATCGCCCTGGGCGCGGCGGTGGCCTTTTTCCGGGGCGGGCGCTTCCTTCTGCTGCACGACGGCGAGTCGCTGTTCGCCCGGCTCAAGGCCCGGGGCTACGCCGTGCCGGTGGTCTTTGCTCTGGTGCTGGCCCTGGGCTGCGGCGGGCTGTACGGGCACATGTACTTCAAGATCGCCCGCCTGGAATCGGGCCTGGCGGACCTGGAGCAGCGCAAGGCCGAGCTGCAGGCGCGCAACAAGCGCGGCGCGGATCTGCTGGCCCGCTTCGACCGGCTCAAGAAGGACGTCGCCGAGGTCGAGTCGCGCAGGGCGATGCTCCAGTCGGGCCTGGCCCTGCGCACCATCCGCCTGGCGCAGATCCTGCGCGGGCTGGTGGTGGACACCCCGCCCGAGATCATGATCACCCGCTTCGAGAAGGTGTCCGACGCCGTGTGTCTGCTCGAAGGCCAGGGAACCTCGTCCACCATCATTTCGCAGTACCTGCTGCTGCTGCGCAACACTCCTTTCGTGCAGGAGACGCGGCTGATGCGCAGCGCCGTGGCCCCTGCGCCCCCGGCGGCCAAGGGCCGGGGCGCCGCCCCCGCGCCGGGCGCCGCGCCCCTGCAGTTCGCCATCCGCATGACCCTGGGAGGCGACAATGGCTAGCGGCCTGGGCAAGCGCCAGCAGGTGCTGATCATGATCATGCTGACCATCGGCTGCGTGTACGGCTATCTGCGCTACGTCCACGACCCCACGGCGGCGCGCCTGGTGGCCACGGTGAAGAAGCACAACGCCCTGGTCCAGGAGGTGGAGGGGCTGGACGGCGAGCCGGTGAACGAGGCGGCCATCCGCGAGTCCATGCGCCCGCTGGAAAAGGAGCTTGCGGCCCTCAAGGAGGAGGTGGACGCGCTCACCGCCAGCCGCATCGCCGGGGCGGAGTCGCGCGACCAGGTGGTCTATGTGGTCAACGAGACGGCCCTGACCAACTACGTGACCATCAAGGAGCTGGCGCCGACGACGCCCGACAAGCTGAACCTGCCGCCCGACGAGGTCCAGGAGTTCCGCCGCCTGGATCGCGCGTTCTACAAGGTGCGCTGCACGGGCGACTTCATCGATTTCTACGGTTTCGTGAGCGATTTGTGCCGCGTCGAGCGGCTGGTGAACCTGACGGGCCTGTCCATCGTCCGCTCCAGGGACGCGGAAGGCCAAGTGGAGGTGGAATTTGTCCTGGTCATCTAGCCTGCCCCTGCGCGCCCTGGCCCTGGGCCTGATCGCGCTGGCCCCCTGGGCAGCCCACGCGGCCCCGGACGCCGCGCCCCATACCCCGGCGCAAGCCGCGCCCGCCGCCCAGGCACCTGCGATCCCCGACGCCCCCGCCGGGCTGGACGCCCTGGGGCTGCTGGGCGACGACGAGTCCCTGTGCCCGGCCCTGGGCGACATCTGCCCGGACCTCAGCCTGCCCGAGCGGGCGCGCAACCCCTTTTCCAGCGTGCAGCCCCGGGTGGACCGCGCCGCCATGCAGGACGGCGCGGTCATCACCGTGCGCTTCGACGGCAGCGAGCAGGCCTACGGGCTGCCCGCCAGCCTGAAGAACCTGCCCCGGCTGCGGGTGGTGGGCGTTTTGGACAACGGCACCTCCGTGTCCGTGCTGGCCGAGCTGGAGCAGCGGGGCCGGGTCATCCTGCGCCCCAGCGAGCAGATCTTCCTCTCCGACGACAAGCGCGGCAGCGACGCGCTGTGGTTCACGGTCAAGGAAATCACCCACAACACCATGACGCTGATCCTCAAGGACGGCGCGGTCATCCACGGGAATTTCTTCTGATGCGCAGCCGCAGGATGCCTTTTGCCGCGCGGGCGCTGGTCGCGTGCGTCGTGGCCCTGGCCCTGGCCGTGGGGGGCACGGCGCGCGCCGTGGACAACCCGCCCCAGCCGAGCCTGCGCGTGTTCAACTTCCAGCAGACCCCGCTGGCCGACGTGCTGCGCCTGCTGACCGAGATGACCAAGAAGAATGTGGTGGCCACGCCCTCCATACTCATGGAGCCGGTGACCCTGTACCTGGAGGACGTGCCGCCCCTGGTGGCCCTGGGCGTGCTCTGCAAGAACTACAACTACTGGTACGCCGAGGAGGACGGCGTCATCCGCGTGATGAAGCTCGACGAGTATGGCCGCGAGCTCATGCTGCGCCGCGACGAGCGCACCGAGATCTTCGCGCTGAAATACGCCTCGTGCATCGGCGTGGCCGAGACCATCCGCAACGTCTACCAGGACGCCATCGAATTCGAGGCGCCCTCGGAAACGGCGCTCAAGAGCTACGGCCACGTGGGCACCGACGAGCTGCCCTCCATCGGCGAGGCCATGGAGGAGCTGGACACCGGAACCTCGTCGTCCAACCGCTCGCGCTCGCGCACCGCGGCCAAGGACGCCATCACCGCCGGCGAGGTGGAGATGGACACCCAGGGCCTGGGCCGCCTGCGCCAGATCGTGCAGACCGAGGGCCAGGTCACGGCCCAGCAGCTGCTGGAATACAGCGTGGGCCGCACCAAGGCGCAGCTCACGGTGTTCCCGCGCAACAACGCCGTGCTGGTGCGCTCGGTGGATACCAAGCTGTTGGCCGACATCCGCGAGATGGTCCTGGCCCTGGACACCCCCACCCCCCAGGTGCTGCTGGAATGCAAGATCCTGGAGGTCCAGCTTTCCGACGGCTTCGAGTCGTTCTTCGACTTCGGCTGGACCCCGGGCGGCAGCATCGACAGCACGGGTACTGTGACTTCGGCTGTGCCGGGGCGGTCGGCCTCGGGCCTGGGCGGGGCGGGGCTGGCCCAGAGCGCCCTGTCCTTCAGCTACCTGAACGCCAACGTCCAGGCGCGGATGCAGCTCTTGCAGAGCGAAGGCCGCCTGCGCTCCCTGGCCTCGCCCCTGGTCTACACGGCCAACAACGCCGCCGCGCGCTTCTTCCAAGGCGACAAGACTCCCGTGCGCTCGGGCTACTCCGTCAACGAGGCCACCTACGACAGCGCCACCAACACCGTGGTCTCCCCGGCGCAGCTCGTCACGGAATACGAGGTGGAGGACGTGGGCGTGACCCTGGAGGTCTCGCCGTCCATCAACCAGGACAAGACCGTGACCCTGAAGCTCGTGGCCAACATCGGCTCGTTGCAGCGCGGCGCGGGCCCGACCTTCAACTATTCCATGAACGGCCAGAACCTGACCGGCGACACGGACCTGATCACCGAAACGCGCATCGAGGACATCATCCTGGCCAAGGACGGCCAAAGCCTGGCCATCGGCGGGCTCATCCGCGAGACCCAGACCGAGGACGTGACCAAGGTGCCCGTGCTGGGCGACATCCCCGTACTCGGGTTCTTCTTCCGCAACCAGGAGCGACTGCAAAAGCGCACCGAGATCGTCTTCGTGCTCACGGCGCACATCCTGGAAAGCCCCGAGGGCGGGGCGGCGCTGAACGAGCGCGTCATGCCTGCGGTGTCCGACCACCCCTGGTACAAGGGCCAGGAGCGGCTTCTGGAATACGACGCAACCCACGACGAACTGACCATCCGCAGCGGCCAGGGCGCCATTCCGGGCGTTCCTTCAGGCGTGAGCACCAAGCGGGGCGTCCGCCGCCTGCTCATCGGCGACTAGGCGCCAGAGGAAAACCATGCACGACCGGCACCCGGATTCCGAAAACCCCGCCGCCCGGCCCCTGCTCGCCCTGCTGCGCACGACCTTCGACCTGGGCGGGTCGGACCTGCACCTGACCTCGGGTGAGCGGCCCGCCGTGCGCGTCAACGGCGACATCCGCGAGCTGGACCATCCGCCCCTGGCCCACCACGAGCTGCTGGCCATGTTCCACGCGGTGATGACGGGGCGCCAGCGCCAGGTGCTCGAAGACAGGCGCAGCGCGGACCTGGGCTATTCCCTGCCCGGGGTGGCCCGTTTCCGGGTCAATGTCTTCCACCAGCGCGGCACCCTGGCCGCCGTGCTGCGCCGCCTGCCCTCGGACATCAGCTCCGCCGAGGCCCTGGGCCTGCCCGCTGCGGTCAACGGCTTCACCGCCCTGCGCGACGGGCTGGTGCTGGTCACCGGGCCCACGGGCTCGGGCAAGACCACCACCCTGGCCGCGCTCATCGACATGATCAACCGCAAGTATCCCATGCACATCATCACCGTGGAGGACCCCATCGAGTTCCTGCACGCCAACGCGGTGGCCCGGGTGACGCAGCGCGAGCTGTACTCCGACGTGCCCAGCTACCCCGACGCCCTGCGCGACGCCCTGCGCGAGGACCCCGACGTGATCCTGGTGGGCGAGATGCGCGACCTGG contains the following coding sequences:
- a CDS encoding type II secretion system protein, encoding MSDKLLSRRAGQSGFTLMELLVVLVIMGFLLGMIVPRLGSVADSAVDTVCDSNNKGVRYFTKLFLDENGRLPSNLTSLVVYNANASSWESDYTDDLLMSNGDPDDGAEYFAEDFVTRCGVTLHQLSEAEATELRKMGIASVLYLQGENRGMEKVAVAEDVYVAMAGDVTAAAYADATDDIFPEGNPFWFGRILMGVSDQSELVTKGFIQAAALCPGGIQQQDNVTYNNYVIVLPRLEATVAGLNSVFAGQTFYALANDGTGAPASDGEIHEFSISSQEKWEFDFSCPEGHKWPDNDNDTWTIYTTQAAAEAI
- a CDS encoding type II secretion system protein GspD, coding for MRSRRMPFAARALVACVVALALAVGGTARAVDNPPQPSLRVFNFQQTPLADVLRLLTEMTKKNVVATPSILMEPVTLYLEDVPPLVALGVLCKNYNYWYAEEDGVIRVMKLDEYGRELMLRRDERTEIFALKYASCIGVAETIRNVYQDAIEFEAPSETALKSYGHVGTDELPSIGEAMEELDTGTSSSNRSRSRTAAKDAITAGEVEMDTQGLGRLRQIVQTEGQVTAQQLLEYSVGRTKAQLTVFPRNNAVLVRSVDTKLLADIREMVLALDTPTPQVLLECKILEVQLSDGFESFFDFGWTPGGSIDSTGTVTSAVPGRSASGLGGAGLAQSALSFSYLNANVQARMQLLQSEGRLRSLASPLVYTANNAAARFFQGDKTPVRSGYSVNEATYDSATNTVVSPAQLVTEYEVEDVGVTLEVSPSINQDKTVTLKLVANIGSLQRGAGPTFNYSMNGQNLTGDTDLITETRIEDIILAKDGQSLAIGGLIRETQTEDVTKVPVLGDIPVLGFFFRNQERLQKRTEIVFVLTAHILESPEGGAALNERVMPAVSDHPWYKGQERLLEYDATHDELTIRSGQGAIPGVPSGVSTKRGVRRLLIGD
- a CDS encoding PilN domain-containing protein: MIVPSSVRALPARAVAGVSALLRAEGRLLVLVLGEDACQGLLVLGGRSRLTVAGFAEVPVDPAVRALRARVARILDKLPAEGVSRVVVVSPEVRTVPMELPAPRRRRGALAQLVAAARREFPDYLDLDGATALVSVLPLVQMPDLSGFEDDEDPLATRVPVLTFAAPRRHAAAVEAAVKACGRKLLGLLPVEAFAFALGQGPDAALAAQGPARPVEEPDEEADLRVLVCATPFELHGARLGARGLERFAVEAVGEGVDRAGAVDRLTAQLVEPGESARLLLGGQGGAPGGGQGCAWGRADDLEGVHCPPEMPPQHMIALGAAVAFFRGGRFLLLHDGESLFARLKARGYAVPVVFALVLALGCGGLYGHMYFKIARLESGLADLEQRKAELQARNKRGADLLARFDRLKKDVAEVESRRAMLQSGLALRTIRLAQILRGLVVDTPPEIMITRFEKVSDAVCLLEGQGTSSTIISQYLLLLRNTPFVQETRLMRSAVAPAPPAAKGRGAAPAPGAAPLQFAIRMTLGGDNG
- a CDS encoding type IV pilus twitching motility protein PilT; this translates as MHDRHPDSENPAARPLLALLRTTFDLGGSDLHLTSGERPAVRVNGDIRELDHPPLAHHELLAMFHAVMTGRQRQVLEDRRSADLGYSLPGVARFRVNVFHQRGTLAAVLRRLPSDISSAEALGLPAAVNGFTALRDGLVLVTGPTGSGKTTTLAALIDMINRKYPMHIITVEDPIEFLHANAVARVTQRELYSDVPSYPDALRDALREDPDVILVGEMRDLDTIRIAIMAAETGHLVFSTLHSRDAVSTITRMVSVFPAEEQPQISTQLAGVLRGVVSQRLLREPSGCGRAVAVEVMRVTPGIANLVRIQKVEQIYSSIETGASEGMQTMELSLARLCKDGRIDKDTALRMAKSESLIRPHLERLHV